In Synergistaceae bacterium, a single window of DNA contains:
- a CDS encoding ABC transporter permease, producing MADKNDLQQSKISEFLNSDTFKGLLPFIGLVVILVVMYWLTGGKIMQPKRLRLLLSQVYYPMIVATGVFFVMTLGSIDFTEGSTLGVASIVVSMLSFYSIPLAIAGGILTGAAIGAVNGFFHVKFRLQSFIVTICTMYLFRGVCAYLTTETAIPASAAIKALDSDNLKISITVAVLVIAFFLFKFTRIGNDVKAVGSGETAARFSGVRTDRVKFFAFVAAGALTGLAAFVNVIKVGSITATAGNQLETQILISLVLGGLPITGGAKVRFSNIIVGTLMYTVLNNGLVMLGFESATQQLIKGIVFLIFVALTIDRKALKVIK from the coding sequence ATGGCAGATAAAAACGATCTTCAACAATCAAAAATTTCTGAATTTCTCAACAGTGATACATTCAAAGGCTTATTACCGTTTATAGGGCTTGTTGTGATTCTCGTTGTGATGTACTGGCTGACCGGCGGGAAAATTATGCAGCCTAAACGACTCAGACTACTTTTATCGCAGGTCTATTATCCCATGATAGTTGCGACGGGAGTATTTTTTGTTATGACTCTGGGTTCGATTGACTTCACGGAAGGTTCGACTCTGGGTGTTGCTTCTATTGTTGTATCAATGCTTTCATTTTACAGCATACCTCTTGCAATTGCCGGGGGAATCTTAACGGGAGCTGCTATCGGTGCGGTTAATGGATTCTTTCACGTCAAATTCAGGCTGCAAAGTTTTATAGTTACAATTTGTACGATGTATTTATTCAGGGGTGTATGCGCTTATCTCACAACCGAGACGGCTATACCTGCATCAGCGGCAATAAAAGCACTCGACAGCGATAATTTGAAGATTTCTATAACCGTTGCAGTGTTAGTGATAGCGTTTTTCCTGTTCAAGTTCACAAGAATCGGCAATGACGTAAAAGCAGTAGGATCAGGAGAGACGGCCGCGAGATTTTCAGGTGTACGCACTGACAGAGTGAAATTTTTTGCATTTGTTGCGGCAGGAGCTTTAACGGGGCTTGCTGCGTTCGTGAATGTAATCAAAGTAGGTTCTATCACAGCTACAGCAGGAAATCAATTAGAGACTCAAATTTTAATTTCTCTTGTTCTCGGCGGACTTCCCATAACCGGAGGCGCAAAAGTGAGATTCTCTAATATAATTGTCGGCACATTAATGTATACGGTCTTGAATAATGGCTTAGTTATGCTTGGATTCGAGTCAGCGACTCAGCAGTTAATAAAGGGTATAGTTTTCTTAATTTTCGTAGCTCTGACCATTGACCGTAAAGCCCTGAAAGTTATTAAATAA
- a CDS encoding sugar ABC transporter ATP-binding protein: MPGKNILEMNGITIQFPGVKALDGVNFSLREGEIHSLLGENGAGKSTLIKCLTGVNKMDSGQIILDGQEIHPTGPGNAIELGISAVFQEINLCPNLSVAENIFVGRQPMKHGQINWSEINKRAEELMSRFHLDIDVTRPLSYYSTAIQQMTSIARAVDIQAKILILDEPTSSLDENEVQLLFSVMRELKESGMGIIFITHFLDQIYAVSDRMTILRNGHLIGTYNINELGKFELVTKMVGKDMDVIFSLKRAEVPEGADIVLKAEHIGDSQINDISLDLKKGELVGFAGLLGSGRTETAEMLFGAEKISTGDIFIDGHKVEIKQPFDAIKSEIAFCPEDRKRDGIIGDLSIRENIMLAVQSRKGFMHPMTRQEQEDLANKYIAMLGIATPDCEKNAGELSGGNQQKVILARWMAANPKILILDEPTRGIDIGAKAEIQRLMLEMCRDGVSLIFISSELDEIIRCSNRIIIMRDREKVAEVDGSSCTQQDILRIIAEGAA, from the coding sequence TTGCCGGGGAAAAATATTCTTGAGATGAACGGAATCACGATACAATTTCCGGGAGTGAAGGCTCTTGACGGCGTTAATTTTTCTTTGCGAGAGGGGGAAATTCATTCGTTATTAGGCGAAAACGGCGCAGGAAAATCGACTCTGATTAAATGCTTGACCGGCGTTAATAAAATGGACTCCGGACAAATTATACTTGACGGCCAAGAGATTCACCCGACAGGCCCGGGAAATGCTATCGAGTTAGGAATATCGGCAGTCTTCCAAGAAATAAATTTATGTCCAAATTTGAGCGTTGCAGAAAATATTTTTGTCGGCCGCCAGCCCATGAAGCACGGACAAATTAACTGGTCGGAAATAAATAAACGTGCAGAAGAATTAATGTCGCGCTTTCACTTGGATATTGACGTAACCCGCCCGCTTTCGTATTACTCTACTGCGATTCAGCAAATGACCTCGATAGCTAGAGCAGTTGACATTCAAGCAAAAATTTTGATTCTTGACGAGCCTACAAGCTCATTAGACGAGAACGAAGTACAATTATTATTCAGTGTCATGCGCGAACTTAAAGAGTCAGGAATGGGAATAATATTTATCACTCACTTTCTTGACCAGATCTACGCCGTATCAGATCGAATGACAATTTTGCGAAACGGTCATTTAATCGGCACATATAATATTAATGAGCTGGGAAAATTTGAGCTTGTTACAAAAATGGTCGGGAAAGATATGGACGTTATATTTAGTCTCAAGCGTGCAGAAGTTCCAGAGGGCGCAGACATAGTTTTAAAGGCTGAACACATCGGAGACTCGCAGATAAATGATATTTCTCTTGACCTCAAAAAGGGTGAGCTTGTCGGGTTTGCAGGTTTGCTCGGCAGCGGAAGAACTGAGACCGCAGAAATGTTATTCGGCGCAGAAAAAATTTCAACCGGTGATATTTTCATTGACGGCCATAAAGTAGAAATAAAGCAGCCATTTGACGCAATAAAATCTGAAATCGCATTTTGTCCCGAAGACCGCAAACGAGACGGCATTATCGGAGATCTATCAATCCGAGAAAATATTATGTTAGCTGTACAGTCGCGAAAAGGTTTTATGCACCCTATGACGCGTCAGGAACAGGAAGATTTAGCAAATAAATATATTGCCATGCTTGGAATCGCCACGCCCGACTGTGAGAAAAACGCCGGGGAATTATCCGGAGGCAATCAACAGAAAGTTATATTAGCGCGATGGATGGCAGCAAACCCGAAAATTTTGATTCTTGACGAACCTACGCGCGGAATCGATATCGGAGCAAAGGCAGAAATACAGCGTTTAATGCTTGAAATGTGCCGTGATGGCGTGTCATTAATATTTATAAGCTCGGAACTTGATGAGATAATCCGCTGCTCAAATAGAATTATTATCATGAGGGACCGCGAAAAAGTTGCGGAAGTTGACGGCTCTTCATGCACACAGCAGGATATTTTACGAATCATTGCAGAGGGGGCAGCGTAA
- a CDS encoding ABC transporter permease: MSSKKLDISGLMQSKVTWAVIAEALILLVCFIIRPDFFSISYQPSTGMLYGSLIDIVNRSAEITIISMGMTLVIALGGTDLSVGALVAVAGAIALKFLRWDVLTYTTPGDYTVYPYILVLGVPLIVCALMGLFNGFLVSKGGMQPIIATLILMVCGRGIAQILTDGKQFTTGYSPFRIIGQGSFLCLPMPIIITIIVVVAVALFTRKTAFGAFVESVGVNPSASRLSGIKANQVILIVFMITGLLSGIAGLIYSSRIMSNDSNNAGLNFEMDAILAVVIGGTNMAGGRFSLAGTVIGSLIIRTIVTFVYYFGIVAEATMAFKALIIAVVIVLQSEPVRRYFAKRAAIRKGGAK, from the coding sequence ATGTCTAGCAAAAAATTAGATATTTCCGGTTTAATGCAGTCAAAAGTTACGTGGGCAGTAATTGCAGAGGCTTTAATTTTGCTGGTCTGCTTTATAATCCGTCCTGATTTCTTCAGTATAAGTTATCAGCCTTCAACGGGTATGCTTTACGGGAGCTTAATTGACATCGTGAATCGTTCAGCAGAAATTACAATTATTTCAATGGGAATGACTCTTGTTATTGCGCTTGGCGGTACTGATTTATCGGTCGGCGCTCTTGTTGCTGTTGCGGGGGCTATTGCGTTGAAATTTTTGCGCTGGGACGTTCTTACATACACGACTCCGGGAGATTATACAGTTTATCCGTATATTTTAGTGCTTGGAGTGCCTTTGATTGTATGCGCTCTAATGGGACTCTTTAACGGCTTTCTTGTCTCAAAAGGTGGAATGCAGCCGATAATCGCGACTTTAATATTAATGGTCTGCGGGCGGGGTATTGCGCAGATTTTGACTGACGGCAAGCAATTTACTACAGGATATTCACCATTTAGAATTATAGGCCAGGGAAGTTTTTTATGTCTGCCAATGCCGATAATTATCACGATTATAGTAGTTGTTGCTGTAGCATTATTCACGAGAAAAACTGCTTTCGGCGCGTTCGTTGAGTCAGTCGGCGTTAATCCTAGTGCGAGCAGATTATCAGGCATAAAAGCGAATCAAGTAATATTAATTGTCTTCATGATAACGGGTTTATTGTCAGGGATTGCGGGATTAATTTATTCGAGCCGTATAATGTCAAATGACTCGAACAATGCCGGATTAAATTTCGAGATGGACGCGATTTTAGCAGTTGTTATCGGCGGGACGAACATGGCCGGCGGGAGATTCAGTCTTGCAGGTACAGTAATAGGCTCGCTGATAATTCGCACGATTGTAACATTTGTATATTATTTCGGGATTGTTGCAGAAGCTACTATGGCATTCAAGGCGTTAATAATTGCTGTAGTTATCGTCTTACAGTCTGAACCTGTGCGGAGATATTTTGCGAAACGTGCTGCAATTCGTAAAGGAGGCGCGAAATAA